The following coding sequences are from one Sylvia atricapilla isolate bSylAtr1 chromosome 15, bSylAtr1.pri, whole genome shotgun sequence window:
- the METTL9 gene encoding protein-L-histidine N-pros-methyltransferase isoform X2 — translation MRLWLCWLGCYTPLLWVLRRTMWAGPARYLRSPLSRSLYVNMMGSHRQPAADARENHQWYVCNTEQLSESLQPIFVQSYLDQGTQIFLNNSIEKSGWLFIQLYHSFVSSIFSLFMSRTSINGLLGRGSMFVFSPEQFQRLLKINPEWKSHRLLDLGAGDGEVTKVMSPHFEEIYATELSETMIWQLQKKKYRVLGVNEWQNTGFQYDVISCLNLLDRCDQPLTVLKDIRSVLEPTRGRVILALVLPFHPYVENEDIVGTNKDLKY, via the exons ATGAgactgtggctgtgctggctgggctgctACACCCCGCTCCTGTGGGTGCTGAGGAGGACAATGTGGGCTGGCCCGGCCCGGTACCTGCGGAGCCCTTTATCCAGGTCCCTCTACGTGAATATGATGGGCAGCCACCGCCAGCCAGCCGCGGACGCCAGGGAGAACCACCAG tGGTATGTCTGCAACACTGAACAGTTGTCTGAATCCCTTCAGCCCATTTTTGTCCAGAGTTACCTTGACCAAGGAACACAGATCTTCTTAAACAACAGCATTGAGAAGTCAGGCTGGCTGTTTATCCAGCTCTATCACTCTTTTGTGTCCTCTATTTTTAGCCTTTTTATGTCTAGAACATCTATCAATGG gctgctgggaaggggctcaatgtttgtgttttccccAGAACAATTTCAAAGATTGcttaaaataaatcctgaatGGAAATCCCACAGACTTCTCGATTTAGGGGCTGGAGATGGAGAAGTCACTAAAGTTATGAGTCCTCACTTTGAAGAAATCTATGCCACTGAATTGTCTGAAACTATGATATGGCAGcttcagaagaagaaatacag GGTGCTTGGTGTAAATGAATGGCAAAACACAGGATTTCAGTATGATGTTATCAGCTGTTTGAATTTGCTGGATCGCTGTGATCAACCACTGACCGTATTAAAAGATATTAGAAGTGTACTGGAGCCAACCAGAGGCAGAGTCATCCTAGCACTGGTTCTGCCATTTCACCCCTATGTGGAAAATG AAGACATTGTTGGCACCAACAAAGACCTCAAATATTGA
- the IGSF6 gene encoding immunoglobulin superfamily member 6 — translation MASFNKLKNVLMLAFDWILYSAGVAGQCRVTVTQPRFQQADSSMNSVSLPCTFSTSGCSSSPPEVLWFRFLTNTHQDLCTPECTDHQKYKVHSSQKNISLEIKDVTVEDSAVYICGIAFSDSESPLSKQTGDGTVLTVTGAEKQQSNGKLISMIIISSLLFLYSSAVLTAFMVYKLKPKLLKKRGKDRTPENCKINSGRKVFQAIAQELQKQRYAQHCQQPDDLEDDTVYQNR, via the exons GTGTTGCAGGTCAGTGCCGAGTCACTGTGACACAGCCCAGGTTTCAGCAAGCTGACTCCTCCATGAACAGTGTGTCCCTACCATGCACTTTCTCCACCTCTGGATGTTCCTCGTCCCCACCCGAAGTTCTGTGGTTTCGCTTTTTAACTAATACACATCAGGATTTGTGTACTCCTGAATGCACAGATCATCAGAAGTACAAAGTACATTCATCACAAAAGAACATATCACTTGAGATAAAAGATGTGACTGTAGAGGACAGCGCTGTTTATATCTGTGGAATAGCATTTTCTGACTCAGAATCACCCCTTTCTAAACAAACAGGAGATGGAACTGTACTAACGGTAACAG gagcagagaagcagcaaagcAATGGAAAACTCATCTCCATGATCATCATTTCATCCTTGCTGTTCCTgtacagctctgctgtgctcactGCCTTTATGGTCTACAAG TTAAAACCAAAGCTGctaaagaaaagagggaaagacCGAACACCAGAGAACTGT aaaataaatagtgGCCGAAAAGTTTTTCAAGCAATTGCTCAAGAACTTCAAAAGCAGAGATATGCTCAACACTGCCAACAGCCT GATGATTTGGAAGATGACACAGTTTATCAGAATAGATGA